Genomic DNA from Nocardioides aquaticus:
AGCGCGCTGCCGGGGTCGGTGTCGAAGGTGTCGACGAACTCGGGCTTCGGGCCGGTGAAGGCGTGGTGCACCGCGGTCCAGGCGCCGGAGCCGACCGCGACGTCGCCGCTGGCGACCGCCTCGGAGGCCGGCTCGAACATCGGGGCGTCGACGACCCAGGTGAAGGCGAACGCGCTCTCGTCGATGAGGCCGCCGCGGCGACCGATCTCGAGGCGGGCGGCGCCCAGCAGGGCGCGGCTGGACTTGGTGGCGCCGGCGCCGAAGAAGATGCAGTCGCCGGGCTCGGCGCCCACGTGGGCGGCCAGGCCGGCCTTCTCGGTCTCCGACAGGTTCTTGGCCACCGGGCCGGTCAGCTCGCCGTCGGGCTGCACCAGGACGTACGCGAGTCCCTTGGCGCCGCGCTGCTTGGCCCACTCCTGCCAGGCGTCGAGGACCTTGCGCGGCTGGCTGGCGCCACCGGGCATCACCACGGCGCCGACGTACTCGGCCTGGAACACGCGGAACGAGGTCTCGGAGAAGTACTGCGTGCACTCGACGAGCTCCTGGCCCATCCGCAGGTCGGGCTTGTCGGAGCCGAAGCGCGCCATCGCCTCGGCGTAGGTGATCCGCTGGATCGGGCGCGGGACCTCGACGTCGATCAGGGCCCACATCGCGGCCAGGACGTCCTCCATGAGGGCGATCACGTCCTCCTGGTCGGCGAAGCTCAGCTCGATGTCGAGCTGGGTGAACTCCGGCTGCCGGTCGGCGCGGAAGTCCTCGTCGCGGTAGCAGCGCGCGATCTGGTAGTAGCGCTCCATGCCGGCGACCATCAGCAGCTGCTTGAACAGCTGCGGGCTCTGCGGCAGGGCGTACCAGCTGCCGGGCTGCAGGCGCGCGGGCACCAGGAAGTCCCGGGCGCCCTCGGGCGTGCTGCGGGTCAGCGTCGGGGTCTCGACCTCGACGAAGTCGTGGCGGTCCAGGACGTCGCGGGCGGCCTTGTTGACCTTGCTGCGCAGGCGCAGCGCGGCGGCCGGGCCGGCGCGGCGCAGGTCGAGGTAGCGGTGGCGCAGGCGCGCCTCCTCCCCCACCTCGCCGGCGCCGTGGCCGGACTCGTCGATCGGGAACGGCAGGGTCGCGGCGGCGTTGAGCACCTCAACCTCGGTCGCGATGACCTCGATCTCGCCCGACGGCAGGTTCGGGTTGGCGTTGCCGTCGGGGCGCAGCGAGACCTCGCCGACGACCTTGAGGCAGTACTCGTTGCGCAGGGTGTGGGCCACGGCCTCGTCGCGCACGACGACCTGGCAGACGCCGCTGGCCTCGCGCAGGTCGAGGAAGGCGACGCCGCCGTGGTCGCGGCGGCGGGCGACCCAGCCGGCGAGGGTGACGGTCTGGCCGACGTGCTCGGCGCGCAGGGCGCCGGCGTCGTGGGTGCGGATCATGGTTGCTGCTCCTCGGTCAGGACCCGCGCTCGCAGGTCCTCGGTGGGGGTGTCCAGGTGGCGGGGTCGGCGGCGACCTGCTCGCCGGAGCGGATGTCCTTGACCTCGTGGGTCAGGGCGCCCGCGGCGTCGGGCTCGCCGCCGTCGGGATCTCGCCGCGAGAACCAGACGTACGGGATCCCGC
This window encodes:
- the aspS gene encoding aspartate--tRNA ligase; the encoded protein is MIRTHDAGALRAEHVGQTVTLAGWVARRRDHGGVAFLDLREASGVCQVVVRDEAVAHTLRNEYCLKVVGEVSLRPDGNANPNLPSGEIEVIATEVEVLNAAATLPFPIDESGHGAGEVGEEARLRHRYLDLRRAGPAAALRLRSKVNKAARDVLDRHDFVEVETPTLTRSTPEGARDFLVPARLQPGSWYALPQSPQLFKQLLMVAGMERYYQIARCYRDEDFRADRQPEFTQLDIELSFADQEDVIALMEDVLAAMWALIDVEVPRPIQRITYAEAMARFGSDKPDLRMGQELVECTQYFSETSFRVFQAEYVGAVVMPGGASQPRKVLDAWQEWAKQRGAKGLAYVLVQPDGELTGPVAKNLSETEKAGLAAHVGAEPGDCIFFGAGATKSSRALLGAARLEIGRRGGLIDESAFAFTWVVDAPMFEPASEAVASGDVAVGSGAWTAVHHAFTGPKPEFVDTFDTDPGSALAYAYDIVCNGNELGGGSIRIHQRDVQERVFAVMGLSPDEAQEKFGFLLDAFAFGAPPHGGIAVGMDRICALLAGSDSIRDVIAFPKSGGGFDPLTAAPAPITAEQRKDAGVDARPGKDVPA